The following proteins come from a genomic window of Neoarius graeffei isolate fNeoGra1 chromosome 26, fNeoGra1.pri, whole genome shotgun sequence:
- the abhd14a gene encoding protein ABHD14A, translated as MSFLRNRAVVLGLVLLFTVLLYLLLPSSIRQSNTEPSLAVQRTQRLISASPSPINITVRTGQIPSDPPLFFREALPVDSSGRQVLPRLQVVLLHGQAFTSRTWEELGTLSLLAANRYQALALDLPGFGKSPASESVKSEQSRVDLLKHFLEALGVHAPVLITPSMSGHYALPFLQRFSDQLRAFIPIAPVATRTLTPQQYHDIQTPTLIVVGELDTNLGSQSLKNMQHLPHHSVVKLPGARHACYMDKPREFHQALLHFLNTLD; from the exons ATGAGCTTCTTGCGTAACCGTGCGGTGGTGCTCGGCCTGGTGCTGCTCTTCACCGTGCTGCTGTACTTGCTGCTGCCGTCCTCCATCAGACAGAGCAACACCGAGCCGTCTCTGGCCGTGCAGAGGACACAGAGGCTCATCTCTGCTTCTCCGTCACCCATCAACATCACCGTCCGCACGGGACAGATCCCCAGCGACCCACCGCTCTTCTTCAGAGAGGCCCTGCCTGTAGACTCTTCTGGAAGACAGGTCCTACCCAG GCTGCAGGTGGTGCTGCTGCACGGTCAGGCCTTCACCTCCAGGACGTGGGAGGAGCTGGGCACGCTCAGTCTGCTCGCCGCTAACCGCTACCAAGCACTGGCACTGGACCTGCCGG ggTTTGGGAAGTCTCCAGCATCAGAGTCGGTGAAGTCGGAACAGAGCCGTGTGGATCTGTTGAAACATTTCCTCGAGGCTCTGGGAGTTCACGCTCCGGTTCTCATCACTCCGTCGATGAGTGGTCACTATGCTCTTCCCTTCCTGCAGAGGTTCAGTGATCAACTGCGAGCCTTCATCCCCATCGCACCTGTCGCCACCCGAACACTAACGCCACAGCAGTACCATGacatccag ACTCCGACTCTGATTGTGGTTGGAGAATTGGACACTAATCTGGGCTCTCAGTCTCTGAAGAACATGCAGCATCTCCCTCATCACTCGGTGGTGAAGCTGCCGGGAGCACGACATGCCTGCTACATGGACAAACCGCGAGAGTTCCACCAGGCACTGCTCCACTTCCTCAACACACTCGACTAA